A single Triticum dicoccoides isolate Atlit2015 ecotype Zavitan chromosome 2A, WEW_v2.0, whole genome shotgun sequence DNA region contains:
- the LOC119355835 gene encoding uncharacterized protein LOC119355835 has translation MELDLPPPRQAPPLTDLAAAIRLAAEAAAALSAPSSSSAAAAAAATLRDAHAAIGSFLSRLDAPAAVPSDNDQPMADGCEAGEPMIGEVEDGLRECALQGNKRRKRPVPPSWPLGPRSSGACVAPEATAEPVLDVQRRRGAAMDLLLQFHA, from the coding sequence AGGCACCGCCGCTGACCGACCTGGCCGCCGCCATCCGCCTGGCCGCCGAGGCCGCGGCCGCGCTCTCCGCGCCATCATCCTCCTCGGCCGCAGCCGCTGCGGCCGCCACCCTCCGCGACGCTCACGCCGCCATCGGCAGCTTCCTCTCCCGCCTCGATGCGCCCGCCGCCGTGCCGTCCGACAACGATCAGCCCATGGCGGATGGCTGCGAGGCGGGGGAGCCGATGATCGGGGAGGTGGAGGACGGGCTCCGGGAGTGCGCCCTGCAGGGGAACAAGCGCCGGAAACGGCCCGTCCCGCCTTCGTGGCCCCTCGGGCCCCGTTCGAGTGGCGCTTGCGTGGCGCCGGAGGCCACCGCCGAGCCGGTGCTGGACGTGCAACGGCGGCGGGGTGCTGCCATGGATCTCTTGCTGCAGTTCCATGCGTAG